The genomic DNA GGGCGCGCGGTCCCCGAGGTTCAGCGTTGAGCTGTGCTGCGCCATCACTGGCGAATGTAGACTGGCGGTGCGAGCGGAACAATAACCGAGGAGGTTCGGCGGCGCTCCAGCGCGAGCGAACACGCACGCCATGCGCCGCCCCATCGACCACCGCCCACGCGGTCGTTATAATCCTCGGTTTCGAGATTGCGTGGCGAAAACCTATACAGGCACGGGCTACATCACGGGACGGCCGATGGAGTTTTCGTCCGGCCATCCGAACTCTTCTTATCTTCCCAGGCGTAGAGCGGTTGCGCCCGAGTCATCTCTCACGGAGACAGTCATGACCAACATTGCTGAAATACGCGGGCGCCAGGTGCTGGACTCGCGCGGCAATCCCACCGTGGAAGCCGAGGTGTGGCTTTCCGGCGGCGCCATGGCGCGTGCCATCGTTCCCAGCGGCGCCTCCACCGGCGAGCACGAAGCGGTGGAACTGCGCGACGGCGATGCGGTCGCCTACCAGGGTAAGGGCGTGCTCAAAGCCGTGGAGAACGTCAATGGCGAGATTGCCGACGCGCTCGCCAACCTGGATGCCGCCGAGCAGCAAACCATCGACAACAAGATGATCGAACTCGATGGCACGGAGAACAAGGGACGGCTCGGGGCAAACGCCATCCTTGCGGTTTCCATGGCGTGTGCCCGGGCAGCGGCGGAGGCCTTCAAGATGCCGCTCTACCGCTACCTGGGCGGCATCAACGCCACGCTGCTGCCGTGCCCGATGATGAACATCCTCAACGGCGGAGCGCACGCCGATAATAATGTTGACTTCCAGGAATTCATGGTCATGCCGGTGGGCGCTGAAACCTTCGAGGAAGCGCTGCGCTGGGGCGTGGAGGTCTTTCACACGCTCAAAGGAGTGCTGAAGAAGCGTGGCTACAACACTGGGGTCGGCGATGAGGGCGGCTTCGCACCGTCACTCAAGTCGAACGTGGAAGCCATCGAGGTGGTGCTCGAGGCGATCACGCAGGCAGGGTACAGCGCCGGTGAAGACATTGCCATCGCCCTGGATCCTGCCGCCAGCGAATTCTTTCAGAACGGTAAATATGTCTTCAAGAAGTCGGACCGGTCCGAGCACTCCTCCGACGACATGGTCCGCTTCTGGTCGAAGTGGGCCCGGGATTACCCCATCGTTTCCATCGAGGACGGTCTTGCGGAAGATGATTGGGAAGGCTGGGCGGCGCTGACCAAGGAGTTGGGAAGCCGCATCCAGCTGGTCGGCGACGACCTGTTCGTCACCAACGTTGACCGGCTGGAGCGCGGGATCGATCTTGGCGTGGCCAATTCCATTCTCGTCAAAGTCAACCAGATTGGAACCATCAGCGAGACCCTGGACGCGATCGACCTGGCACGGCGCAACGGTTACACCTGCGTCATCTCGCACCGCTCGGGCGAAACCGAGGACACGTTCATCGCCGACCTGGCGGTAGCCACCGGCGCCGGACAAATCAAGACCGGCTCGGCGTCGCGCACCGACCGCGTTGCCAAGTACAACCAGTTGCTTCGAATCGAGGAAGACTTGGGCGATGCCGCGCGCTTCCTAGGCCTGGAGGCAATTAACTATCACGGCGAACTCGCCGGCGGAGCGGGGGCATGAAAGACTGATCTTGAGACCTTCGCGTCCTTTGGGGTTGATTCTTTGTTGCCGAATTCTTGTTCCTTCGCGTGTATCCGTGGTTAGTTTCGTGATAGCGGAAGGCTGATAGCTGATGGCTAGACCCAAACCTCTCGTCCTCATCATCCTCGACGGCTGGGGCTA from Terriglobales bacterium includes the following:
- the eno gene encoding phosphopyruvate hydratase; the protein is MTNIAEIRGRQVLDSRGNPTVEAEVWLSGGAMARAIVPSGASTGEHEAVELRDGDAVAYQGKGVLKAVENVNGEIADALANLDAAEQQTIDNKMIELDGTENKGRLGANAILAVSMACARAAAEAFKMPLYRYLGGINATLLPCPMMNILNGGAHADNNVDFQEFMVMPVGAETFEEALRWGVEVFHTLKGVLKKRGYNTGVGDEGGFAPSLKSNVEAIEVVLEAITQAGYSAGEDIAIALDPAASEFFQNGKYVFKKSDRSEHSSDDMVRFWSKWARDYPIVSIEDGLAEDDWEGWAALTKELGSRIQLVGDDLFVTNVDRLERGIDLGVANSILVKVNQIGTISETLDAIDLARRNGYTCVISHRSGETEDTFIADLAVATGAGQIKTGSASRTDRVAKYNQLLRIEEDLGDAARFLGLEAINYHGELAGGAGA